A stretch of DNA from Methylobacterium sp. CB376:
CGCGCCCGCAGCCGGGCGGTGGGGCGGCGGCGCCACACCGGGTGCCGGGGGGGCCATCCCCGGCCCGCCGCATGGCCGGTTTCATGGCTCGCTGCGTCGACGGATACGCCCGATCACCGGATCCGTCACCCTCGCGCCATGCCCTCGCGTCGTCCGGCAGGGTCGGCCGGCCGGCGACGAGCGCGTGCCGGGGAGGGACGTGCTCAAACGACATCCGGTTGATTGCGTCGCCATCTCCCGTTTCGGCCATGCGGATGCCGGCTTCGCTCAGGCGCCGCGCAGGCGTGTGATCCGGGATCCGCTGCGATCAAGCGGATCCCGGATCACACCCCCGGGCTGCGCCCCGGCCGCGCCATCGGCCGGCCGAAGACCAGGAGCGCGCGGCCCGGCAGGGTCACGGTCGCGCCCGTCCGCACCGGCTCGTGATGCGCCGGAATCCCGTCCGGAACGGTGGTGTCGAAGAGCGGCGTCCAGGGCCCCCCGATCGCCCGAGCGAGGTGGAAGGCGACCGGGTCCGGCGAGGCGTTCGCCAGCAGGAGCAGCCGCTTGCCGTCCGGCGCGTCGTTGCCGATCTGCATCCCGAAGGAGCGCCGCGCCCCGTCCGCCCAGGCCGCCGCGTCCATCTCCTGCCCGCAGGGCGAGAGCCAGTGCACGTCCTTGAGGCCCGCCGGCGTCACCGTCTCGCCGGTGAGGAACTTGCGGCGGCGCAGGGCCCGGTGCGCGCGCCGCAGCGCCAGCAGGTTCGCCAGGAACCCGGTCAGGGCCGGGTCGCCCCCGTCATCCTCCCAGTCGACCCAGGAGATCGGGTTGTCCTGGCAATAGGCGTTGTTGTTGCCGCCCTGGCTGCGCGAGCGCTCGTCGCCCATCAGCAGCATCGGCACGCCCTGGGCCAGCACGATCGTGGCCAGCATGTTGCGCTTCTGGCGCGCCCGCACGGCCAGGATCGCCGGGTCGTCGCTCGGACCCTCGGCGCCGTAATTGCACGAGACGTTGTGGCCGTGGCCGTCGCGGTTCTCCTCGCCGTTCGCCTCGTTGTGCTTGCGCTCGTAGGCGACAACGTCGGCGAGCGTGTAGCCGTCGTGGGTGGTGATGAAGTTGATGCTCGCCCCCGGACCGCGGCCGGAGGGGGCGAAGATCTCCCGGGAGCCGGTGAGGCCCTGGGTCAGCCGCGGCAGCGTGCCGTCGTCGCCGCGCCAGAAGCCCCGGGCGGCGTCGCGGAACTGGTCGTTCCAGTCGCTCCAGCCGATCGGGAAGCCGCCGAGCTGGTAGCCGCCCATGCCGAGGTCCCAGGGCTCGGCGATCAGCTTCACCCGCGACAGCACCGGATCCTGCAGCATCGCCTGCAGCACCGCGGCGCGAGGGCTGAAATCGTGCGGGCTGCGCGCGAGGCTCGACGCGAGGTCGAAGCGGAACCC
This window harbors:
- the glgX gene encoding glycogen debranching protein GlgX, coding for MIALDDGLPAPLGAHFDGRGVNFALFSAHATAVDLCLFDPTGRHQTDVIRLPRRSDDVWHGYLAGLLPGQLYGYRVHGPWDPGQGHRFNPHKLSLDPYAREIHGKVRWHDALYAYRRGLHRDDLIDRRDSAAMMPKGVVAAPEAEVADDPPLRRPLVDSVIYEAHVKALTQTHPGVPLPWRGTFAALGHPAVVEHLLRLGVTAIELLPVQAFVDDRFLVDRGLSNFWGYSPLNYFAPEPRYLGTAGPPGLKAAIRQLHAAGIEVLIDVVYNHTCEADREGPSLSFRGIDNAAYYKLRPDDRRDCLDFTGCGNTLDVAHPRVMQMVLDSLRHWVQTYRVDGFRFDLASSLARSPHDFSPRAAVLQAMLQDPVLSRVKLIAEPWDLGMGGYQLGGFPIGWSDWNDQFRDAARGFWRGDDGTLPRLTQGLTGSREIFAPSGRGPGASINFITTHDGYTLADVVAYERKHNEANGEENRDGHGHNVSCNYGAEGPSDDPAILAVRARQKRNMLATIVLAQGVPMLLMGDERSRSQGGNNNAYCQDNPISWVDWEDDGGDPALTGFLANLLALRRAHRALRRRKFLTGETVTPAGLKDVHWLSPCGQEMDAAAWADGARRSFGMQIGNDAPDGKRLLLLANASPDPVAFHLARAIGGPWTPLFDTTVPDGIPAHHEPVRTGATVTLPGRALLVFGRPMARPGRSPGV